In Marinobacter sp. LQ44, the following are encoded in one genomic region:
- a CDS encoding DUF2802 domain-containing protein yields the protein MSYTIPSWLPWGLTAVAIGLVLVQSVIHGRQIRALRASVKQRCDTLGRELHATTSGSMGVGQRLVACERQLHELRNALDEMRQNDPLRISYDEAARLVDLGADIDDLMNTCGISRPEAELVSALKKRQAA from the coding sequence ATGAGTTATACCATTCCTTCCTGGCTCCCCTGGGGCCTCACTGCAGTCGCGATCGGCCTGGTGCTGGTTCAGAGTGTTATCCATGGTCGTCAGATCCGCGCCTTGCGGGCCTCTGTTAAACAGCGTTGCGACACTCTCGGCCGCGAATTGCACGCCACAACCAGCGGCAGTATGGGCGTCGGCCAGCGTCTGGTGGCGTGCGAGCGGCAACTGCATGAATTGCGTAACGCCCTGGATGAGATGCGCCAGAATGACCCGCTGAGAATTTCCTATGACGAAGCGGCCCGTCTGGTTGATCTTGGTGCGGATATCGACGATCTTATGAATACGTGCGGAATATCCCGTCCCGAGGCCGAACTGGTGTCAGCGCTTAAGAAACGTCAGGCGGCCTGA
- a CDS encoding chemotaxis protein CheW, translated as MASPSGQVNQAHDDQVLQYVTFRLDDETYGINVMQIQEVLRYTEIAPVPGAPDYVLGIINLRGNVVTVIDTRRRFGLADAEVTDATRIVVMESSSQVMGILVDSVAEVVYLKASEIETAPNVGNEESAKFIQGVCNKNGELIILVEFDKMLSDHEWAEIASL; from the coding sequence ATGGCATCCCCGAGCGGACAAGTAAATCAGGCCCATGATGATCAGGTACTGCAGTACGTGACCTTCCGCCTGGATGATGAGACCTACGGCATCAACGTGATGCAGATCCAGGAAGTACTTCGGTACACCGAGATTGCTCCGGTACCGGGTGCTCCGGATTACGTGCTGGGCATCATCAACCTGCGGGGCAACGTGGTTACGGTGATTGACACCCGCCGGCGATTTGGCTTGGCGGACGCAGAAGTGACGGATGCCACGCGGATTGTGGTGATGGAATCTTCCAGCCAGGTTATGGGTATTCTGGTGGATTCAGTGGCGGAAGTCGTCTATCTGAAAGCCAGTGAAATTGAAACTGCACCAAACGTGGGTAACGAGGAAAGTGCCAAGTTTATCCAGGGCGTGTGCAACAAGAATGGCGAGCTGATTATTCTCGTCGAGTTCGACAAAATGCTGTCAGACCACGAGTGGGCTGAAATCGCATCGCTGTAA
- the ccmC gene encoding heme ABC transporter permease CcmC: MWQWFHKLGSPKWFFGIATRFMPWLLAGGLLLLAAGLVWGLAFAPKDYLQGNSYRIIFIHVPSSFLAQSIYVSMAFAAVVTLVWRMKLADVFVKAIAPVGLVFTFLSLFTGAVWGKPTWGTWWVWDARLTSMLILLFLYGGAIALDRAINDEKSAARAVAVLVLVGVVNIPIIQYSVEWWNTLHQPSTFKLTEKPAMPMEMWMPLLLSVLGLYLLFGWFACIRMKTEILIREQRARWVKDMVLAGRK; encoded by the coding sequence ATGTGGCAATGGTTTCACAAATTGGGTTCCCCAAAATGGTTTTTCGGGATTGCAACCCGGTTTATGCCCTGGCTTCTTGCTGGCGGTCTGCTTCTTCTGGCGGCGGGATTGGTGTGGGGTTTGGCATTTGCGCCGAAGGACTACCTGCAAGGTAACAGCTACCGGATTATCTTCATTCACGTGCCCAGCTCCTTCCTGGCCCAGTCCATCTATGTCTCCATGGCATTCGCTGCGGTGGTGACTCTGGTGTGGCGGATGAAACTGGCGGATGTGTTTGTAAAAGCTATAGCTCCGGTCGGGCTTGTGTTCACCTTCCTGTCGCTGTTTACCGGCGCTGTCTGGGGCAAGCCGACCTGGGGCACCTGGTGGGTGTGGGATGCCCGCCTGACCTCCATGCTGATCCTGCTGTTCCTTTACGGTGGTGCCATTGCCCTGGACCGGGCCATTAACGATGAAAAGTCTGCCGCCCGTGCCGTTGCTGTTCTGGTTCTGGTCGGGGTAGTCAATATTCCGATCATTCAATACTCCGTGGAGTGGTGGAATACACTGCACCAGCCGTCCACGTTCAAGTTGACCGAAAAGCCCGCCATGCCCATGGAAATGTGGATGCCGTTGCTGCTCTCTGTATTGGGCCTTTACCTGCTGTTTGGCTGGTTCGCCTGCATCCGGATGAAAACCGAGATCCTGATCCGGGAACAGAGAGCGCGGTGGGTAAAAGATATGGTTCTGGCAGGAAGGAAATAA
- a CDS encoding EscU/YscU/HrcU family type III secretion system export apparatus switch protein, translating to MTNKQTDTAMPAAVALKYDGERAPVISATGTWELAEEIIRIAREHDVPLYENAELAGILARLSLNEEIPEELYRVIAEILAFAFHIRGRTPGDARPTEGDASVDQ from the coding sequence ATGACGAACAAACAGACTGACACAGCCATGCCGGCAGCGGTCGCCCTGAAGTACGACGGCGAGCGGGCACCGGTTATATCAGCCACCGGAACCTGGGAACTGGCGGAGGAGATTATCCGCATCGCCAGGGAGCACGACGTGCCGCTGTACGAGAATGCCGAGTTGGCCGGCATTCTTGCCAGACTGTCGTTGAACGAGGAAATCCCGGAAGAGCTTTACCGGGTGATTGCGGAAATTCTCGCGTTTGCGTTCCACATTCGGGGCCGGACACCCGGAGACGCCCGGCCAACCGAGGGCGACGCCTCAGTTGATCAGTGA
- a CDS encoding ATPase, T2SS/T4P/T4SS family encodes MKKPYPRAVEALNAVDRRAFVSGVDLGPSITGHSIPREETVEHLLALCPEIEPDQVVMHIGGGSGYLTAVLAELAYRVLYVDRNPVLAEKARERFTLGGKHNVEVLVADAGNGIPTDELCDLILCTTFISDPAALVTVLRDGAKLVCLEGRAGPVPSLAMFQRSGARIERVRTLGWVDFNRNAEQILIDLGIVDEAVLAQARAEAAGKNERILDVVRRKLNLEEIDLYRSLAQQRGMTFTDADDVLGSLQTELFRRFSRTFLDLSRMIPVAEEDGSLTVVTDDPDARTDQLERLTPRHRITCLLVTPTDFRRIWSALDLTVKGSRFVAEHGKTVPDSESERSRDLLGEDKGNNRSISPYLVSVYEAILLDAVSEKASDIHIEQYENRVRIRLRVDGELRDLPQYQLSAREIRGVINVIKLRAELNIAEHRLPQGGRSRLQLGDTSYDLRIQTQPSLHGENAVIRLLPQTGRAMTIAELGMSAAIGSRYQRLLDNPAGLVLVVGPTGSGKSTTLYAGLQNLADDGRRKVITVEDPIEYSIDNIQQTRVRADIGFSFADAMRAFVREDPDVILVGEIRDQETALEAIRASQTGHVVLSTLHCNDAVDSLQRLYDLGVHPNSIAGELLAVIAQRLAKRICKHCRRPAKPDPAILAEVFPDGAPADFRCFEGKGCDKCNGRGTQGRVAIIEYMEVEADIRNAISSQPPIGELRWRALDAGLVTMRDSALDHVIEGIIPLSELPRILPRERMAPEVRGGRRSTG; translated from the coding sequence ATGAAGAAACCCTACCCGAGAGCCGTCGAGGCTCTCAATGCAGTAGACCGGCGGGCGTTCGTCTCCGGTGTTGACCTTGGTCCGTCGATTACCGGCCACTCCATTCCCAGGGAAGAAACCGTTGAGCATTTGCTGGCACTTTGCCCGGAAATAGAGCCGGATCAAGTGGTGATGCACATTGGCGGCGGCTCTGGCTATCTCACCGCCGTGCTCGCCGAACTTGCCTACCGTGTGCTTTATGTGGACCGCAACCCCGTGCTTGCCGAGAAGGCCAGAGAGCGTTTTACCCTCGGAGGTAAACACAACGTCGAGGTGCTGGTTGCTGATGCGGGTAATGGGATACCAACCGACGAGTTATGCGACCTGATCCTGTGCACCACCTTTATTTCCGATCCGGCGGCGCTGGTGACCGTTTTGCGGGATGGCGCCAAACTGGTGTGCCTGGAAGGCCGGGCGGGCCCGGTGCCAAGCCTGGCCATGTTTCAGCGCAGTGGCGCCCGAATTGAACGGGTCCGAACCCTGGGCTGGGTGGACTTCAATCGCAATGCCGAACAGATCCTGATTGATCTGGGAATTGTGGACGAAGCGGTTCTGGCCCAGGCCCGGGCGGAAGCAGCTGGAAAGAATGAACGTATTCTGGATGTGGTCCGGCGCAAGCTGAACCTGGAGGAGATTGACCTGTATCGGTCCCTGGCTCAGCAGCGGGGAATGACCTTTACCGATGCCGACGATGTGCTGGGCAGCCTGCAAACCGAGCTATTCAGACGGTTCTCCCGCACGTTTCTCGATCTTTCCCGGATGATCCCGGTGGCAGAGGAAGACGGTAGCCTGACGGTGGTCACCGATGACCCTGACGCACGCACCGATCAACTCGAACGCCTGACACCCAGGCACAGGATTACCTGCCTGCTGGTCACGCCAACCGATTTCCGCAGGATCTGGTCAGCACTGGATCTGACGGTCAAGGGCAGCCGGTTTGTCGCAGAGCACGGTAAGACCGTTCCGGACAGCGAGAGTGAACGGTCCCGGGACCTGCTGGGTGAGGATAAGGGTAACAACCGGAGTATCAGCCCCTACCTGGTATCGGTGTATGAGGCGATACTGCTGGACGCCGTCAGCGAGAAAGCCAGCGACATTCACATCGAGCAGTACGAAAACCGGGTTCGCATCCGGTTGCGGGTGGATGGAGAGTTACGCGACCTGCCGCAGTATCAGTTATCTGCCCGTGAAATCCGGGGGGTGATCAATGTGATCAAACTGCGGGCCGAACTCAATATTGCGGAACATCGTTTGCCCCAGGGCGGGCGCTCCCGGTTGCAACTGGGTGATACGTCGTACGATCTCAGAATCCAGACCCAGCCATCTTTGCATGGCGAAAATGCCGTTATTCGGTTATTGCCCCAGACCGGACGGGCCATGACCATCGCCGAGCTGGGCATGTCAGCAGCCATTGGCAGCCGCTACCAGCGCTTGCTGGATAACCCGGCGGGCCTGGTGCTGGTGGTCGGGCCGACCGGTTCGGGTAAATCGACCACCCTGTATGCGGGCTTGCAGAACCTTGCCGACGACGGGCGCCGTAAGGTGATCACGGTAGAAGATCCCATCGAGTATTCCATCGACAATATCCAGCAAACCCGCGTTCGGGCGGACATTGGTTTCAGCTTCGCTGATGCCATGCGAGCGTTCGTGCGTGAAGATCCAGATGTCATTCTGGTGGGCGAGATCCGGGACCAGGAGACGGCCCTGGAAGCCATTCGAGCCTCCCAGACCGGGCACGTGGTGCTGTCGACACTGCACTGTAACGACGCCGTGGATTCACTCCAGCGCCTGTACGATCTCGGGGTTCACCCCAACTCCATCGCCGGGGAGCTGCTTGCAGTGATTGCCCAGCGCCTGGCCAAGCGCATCTGCAAACATTGCCGTCGGCCCGCAAAACCTGACCCTGCCATTCTGGCCGAGGTGTTTCCGGATGGCGCCCCTGCAGACTTTCGGTGTTTCGAGGGTAAAGGCTGCGACAAATGCAACGGCCGTGGCACCCAGGGGCGGGTGGCCATTATTGAGTATATGGAGGTGGAAGCCGATATCCGGAACGCCATCTCCAGCCAGCCACCGATCGGTGAGCTGCGTTGGCGGGCACTGGATGCCGGCCTGGTAACCATGCGGGACAGCGCGCTCGATCACGTTATCGAGGGGATTATCCCGTTGTCTGAGCTGCCGCGCATCCTACCGAGGGAGCGTATGGCACCGGAAGTACGCGGTGGCCGCAGGAGTACCGGATGA
- a CDS encoding ATP-binding protein, which yields MKQNKQAVRSAQREPAEVTYREELEKLVAMDQGPVPPGWKMSPRGVEKFLLGDGELGIERKFVADRGVVIRIIISLCTNRGCLLVGEPGTAKSWLSELLAAAISGNSTLTLQGGAISQVSHLLYSWNEAILRSEGPTVNALVPTPLLRGMMEGRLVRFEEIARCPQALQDAILSVLSDRVVVVPELSGEEGVILAREGFNLVATSNSIDEGVHSMSAALKRRMDFEEIRPIRHLADEMDVVLREVAKANRRAGVEVALDEPVVEVLVTLFHELRNGQTLDGRSTDRLAGAALSTAEAVSVAHAASLNAWYYGGGAMTVEHLMHHIIGSALKDQPEDRRRLKHYFETAVAPRKGDHWQQAWALRSLIN from the coding sequence ATGAAACAGAATAAGCAAGCAGTCCGTTCTGCCCAGAGGGAACCGGCAGAGGTGACCTATCGGGAAGAGCTCGAAAAACTGGTCGCCATGGACCAGGGGCCGGTTCCGCCGGGCTGGAAGATGTCACCCCGTGGGGTGGAAAAGTTCCTGCTGGGGGATGGGGAGCTGGGTATAGAGCGTAAGTTCGTCGCGGACCGTGGTGTGGTCATCCGAATCATTATTTCCCTGTGCACCAACCGCGGATGCCTGCTGGTCGGCGAACCGGGTACGGCCAAATCCTGGTTGTCGGAGTTGTTGGCCGCAGCCATCTCCGGTAACTCTACGCTGACGCTTCAGGGCGGCGCCATCAGCCAGGTCAGCCATCTGTTGTACAGTTGGAACGAAGCCATTCTGCGAAGCGAAGGGCCAACTGTGAACGCTCTGGTACCAACCCCCTTGCTGCGGGGCATGATGGAAGGGCGCCTGGTTCGCTTCGAAGAGATCGCCCGCTGCCCCCAGGCGCTGCAGGACGCCATACTGTCGGTTTTGTCTGACCGGGTGGTGGTGGTTCCGGAACTGTCCGGGGAGGAGGGGGTCATCCTGGCTCGGGAAGGTTTCAATCTGGTGGCGACCTCGAACAGCATCGATGAGGGTGTGCATAGCATGAGTGCCGCCCTCAAGCGCCGGATGGATTTCGAGGAAATCCGGCCGATCCGCCACCTGGCGGATGAAATGGACGTCGTCCTTCGTGAGGTAGCCAAGGCGAATCGGCGTGCCGGTGTCGAGGTGGCGCTGGATGAGCCAGTGGTTGAGGTGTTGGTGACGCTGTTTCACGAATTGCGCAACGGCCAGACGCTGGATGGACGAAGCACCGACCGCCTGGCTGGCGCCGCCCTCTCAACCGCGGAAGCTGTCTCGGTGGCCCACGCGGCCAGTCTGAACGCCTGGTATTACGGTGGCGGTGCCATGACCGTGGAGCACCTGATGCACCACATCATTGGTTCCGCGCTCAAGGACCAGCCGGAAGACCGGCGGCGCCTGAAGCACTATTTCGAGACCGCTGTGGCACCTCGCAAAGGGGATCACTGGCAGCAAGCCTGGGCGCTGCGTTCACTGATCAACTGA
- the ccmA gene encoding cytochrome c biogenesis heme-transporting ATPase CcmA produces MSEPLLQAVDLECERDERLLFKNLSFSIVPGTVTRVEGPNGSGKTTLLRILAGLNDAWSGHILWRGQPRARDRESFLRNTLYLGHRPGIKPLLTPMENLQALMAGRRPVTEAVLGQALAGTGLSGYENVPCRNLSAGQQRRVALARLLIADEPLWLLDEVFTAIDAQGVNAIEALLQQRAAEGGAILVTTHHDLSLGGIQRITLGGGPAHE; encoded by the coding sequence ATGTCCGAGCCGTTACTGCAGGCGGTTGATCTCGAGTGTGAGCGGGACGAACGCCTGTTGTTCAAGAACCTGTCATTTTCCATAGTGCCCGGTACGGTGACCCGTGTCGAGGGGCCGAATGGCTCCGGCAAGACCACGCTGCTGCGCATTCTGGCAGGTCTCAACGATGCCTGGTCTGGCCATATTCTTTGGCGTGGGCAACCACGTGCCCGTGATCGGGAATCGTTTCTTCGCAATACCTTGTACCTTGGGCACCGGCCGGGTATCAAGCCTTTACTCACGCCCATGGAAAACCTTCAGGCACTGATGGCGGGCCGCAGGCCCGTCACCGAGGCGGTGCTGGGCCAGGCGCTGGCGGGCACCGGTTTGTCCGGGTACGAGAACGTGCCGTGCCGCAACCTCTCCGCTGGTCAGCAGCGCCGGGTGGCGCTGGCCAGGCTACTGATTGCCGACGAACCCCTGTGGTTGCTGGATGAAGTGTTTACCGCCATTGACGCGCAGGGTGTTAACGCCATTGAAGCACTATTACAGCAACGGGCAGCCGAGGGCGGCGCAATATTGGTGACCACCCACCACGATCTGTCGTTGGGCGGCATACAGCGTATTACTCTGGGCGGAGGGCCGGCCCATGAATAG
- the ccmD gene encoding heme exporter protein CcmD, producing MAFDSFSAFMVMEGHGPYVWACYAVFVVLLAGMMVLSFKRNQSALRACQRRHEAGPDAPAKASSGTSATFTRVEISQD from the coding sequence ATGGCGTTTGATTCATTCTCGGCGTTTATGGTGATGGAAGGCCACGGCCCCTATGTCTGGGCCTGTTACGCTGTGTTCGTGGTCCTTCTGGCCGGCATGATGGTCTTGTCATTCAAACGCAATCAATCGGCGCTCCGGGCTTGCCAGCGCAGGCATGAGGCAGGCCCTGACGCTCCGGCCAAGGCATCGTCTGGCACGTCGGCGACCTTTACCCGTGTTGAAATTTCCCAAGACTGA
- the ccmB gene encoding heme exporter protein CcmB → MNSAGKPMIKPVAESVGPMSAMAAVFARDMRVAFRQRQDLLNPLLFFIMVVTLFPLGVSPEASFLKQSGAGILWVAALLSVLLSLDHLFRHDFDDGTLEQLVLQPQPLFLLVLAKTVAHWMLTGLPLVVLTPVLGVMVHLDGNSIAILCLTLLIGTPVLSLIGSIGAALTLGLRSAGVLLSLLIIPLYIPVLIFGTGTVAAAADGAPAGGYLALMGAFLVLATTLAPFAAAAALRISMSNS, encoded by the coding sequence ATGAATAGTGCCGGAAAGCCCATGATCAAACCGGTGGCGGAAAGTGTCGGCCCAATGAGCGCCATGGCGGCGGTGTTTGCCCGGGACATGCGGGTTGCTTTTCGTCAGCGTCAGGATCTGTTGAACCCTCTGCTTTTCTTCATCATGGTCGTAACGCTGTTCCCGCTCGGCGTCAGCCCTGAAGCGAGCTTTCTCAAACAGTCAGGTGCTGGCATTCTGTGGGTGGCGGCGCTGCTGTCTGTGCTGCTGTCTCTGGATCATTTGTTCCGGCACGATTTCGACGATGGCACGCTGGAGCAGCTGGTGCTGCAACCCCAACCCCTGTTTTTGCTGGTTTTGGCGAAGACGGTGGCGCACTGGATGCTGACAGGCCTGCCGCTGGTGGTATTGACCCCGGTTTTAGGCGTAATGGTGCACCTGGACGGGAACTCTATTGCGATTTTATGTCTAACGCTGCTGATTGGTACCCCGGTGCTCAGTTTGATCGGCTCGATCGGCGCTGCCTTAACGCTTGGACTGCGCTCGGCCGGCGTGCTCTTGTCATTGCTGATCATTCCGCTGTACATTCCCGTGCTGATTTTTGGCACCGGCACAGTGGCAGCTGCCGCCGATGGTGCCCCGGCGGGTGGCTACCTGGCGTTGATGGGGGCGTTTCTGGTTCTGGCCACAACCCTGGCTCCGTTTGCGGCAGCGGCGGCGTTGCGGATCAGTATGTCCAACAGCTAA
- the ccmE gene encoding cytochrome c maturation protein CcmE, which produces MHPIRKKRLTIVLFLVAGLAIAVGLTTYALRQNINLFYDPSEIAAGNAPVDIRIRAGGMVEEGSVMRDPESLKVEFRVTDFAASVPVEYVGILPDLFAEGQGVVAMGRLNADGRFVADQVLAKHDENYMPPEVAEALERASKGRHPAADAEKAAESAAY; this is translated from the coding sequence ATGCACCCGATTCGTAAGAAGCGACTGACCATCGTGTTATTCCTGGTAGCCGGTCTGGCCATTGCGGTGGGCCTGACAACCTATGCCCTGCGCCAGAACATCAATCTGTTCTACGACCCCAGTGAGATTGCCGCAGGTAATGCTCCGGTGGATATCCGCATCCGCGCCGGCGGCATGGTGGAAGAGGGCAGTGTAATGCGTGATCCTGAAAGCCTGAAAGTGGAATTCCGGGTGACCGACTTCGCCGCATCGGTTCCCGTTGAATACGTAGGCATATTGCCGGACCTGTTTGCCGAGGGCCAGGGCGTGGTTGCCATGGGCCGGCTGAATGCCGATGGCCGCTTTGTGGCGGATCAGGTGCTTGCCAAACACGATGAGAACTATATGCCACCGGAAGTGGCCGAAGCCCTGGAGCGGGCCTCAAAAGGCAGGCATCCGGCCGCTGATGCAGAAAAAGCCGCGGAATCTGCCGCGTACTGA
- a CDS encoding flagellar hook-length control protein FliK, with amino-acid sequence MPDIKSMTMKLNGGQPPVKTPDVPAARIPPGQATPERRESATSVPLADPLKSAQQQLMQLRLSNNETALARVAEIIQQKGGGHELILELRGRALAVSTGPDSAGLSTGDLIKVMRAGNELRLLGKLAPGPDASIARALAQRLPWQQNLQAGLGQLLQSLTSGLKPATQPGQPPAGNATLPLPALAQQQLQNLLTSLPRSDALAPGVGKTDGIAQQVRQWLTESGVFAESRLLQSSQAQGSPADLKLALAKVASALLSAQGQGPEHFNRLTPLASHDLVQSPLQFPNFTGSASTGAAEPLSVGQALRLLAGMLNRITVNQLHSQVLTARAGAEPGTPTNTLLIELPWLTPQQEPRMAQLRLEQYERGEESAQATGHASVSEWRLALSMDLDEAGPLHFDVSFRYPSVSAQVWAEKQSTLRQVHEELPLLRQSLTDLGLEVKDLDCRRGSPQHTQTRLEHRLVDTKA; translated from the coding sequence TTGCCCGACATCAAATCCATGACAATGAAGCTGAACGGCGGACAACCACCAGTCAAAACTCCGGACGTGCCAGCGGCCCGGATCCCACCCGGGCAGGCTACTCCTGAACGTCGGGAAAGTGCAACGTCTGTGCCCCTGGCAGACCCTCTCAAGTCTGCACAGCAGCAGCTAATGCAACTCCGGCTCAGCAATAATGAAACCGCCCTGGCCAGAGTGGCCGAGATTATTCAACAGAAAGGCGGTGGCCATGAGTTGATTCTTGAGTTGCGAGGCCGTGCCCTGGCGGTGTCGACAGGCCCGGACTCAGCGGGCCTGTCCACGGGCGATCTGATCAAGGTGATGCGGGCCGGCAACGAGCTGCGCCTGCTTGGCAAGCTGGCCCCAGGCCCAGATGCCAGTATTGCGCGGGCACTGGCCCAGAGGCTGCCCTGGCAACAGAATTTGCAGGCCGGGCTCGGGCAACTGCTGCAAAGCCTGACCAGTGGACTGAAACCTGCCACACAGCCTGGCCAACCTCCGGCCGGGAATGCCACCCTACCCCTGCCCGCCCTTGCCCAGCAACAATTGCAGAACCTGCTTACCAGTCTTCCCCGATCGGATGCTCTGGCACCCGGCGTGGGCAAGACCGATGGTATTGCCCAACAGGTCCGGCAATGGCTAACCGAAAGCGGTGTTTTCGCAGAATCCAGATTGTTACAATCCAGCCAGGCTCAGGGATCACCAGCCGACCTGAAACTGGCGCTGGCAAAAGTTGCGAGTGCTCTGCTATCTGCACAGGGCCAGGGGCCCGAACACTTTAATCGGCTAACCCCCCTTGCCAGTCACGACCTGGTTCAATCACCTCTGCAATTCCCCAATTTCACTGGCTCTGCATCAACCGGCGCTGCCGAGCCCCTATCGGTAGGACAGGCCCTGCGCTTGCTCGCCGGCATGCTGAACCGGATTACCGTCAATCAGCTTCATAGTCAGGTGCTTACTGCCAGGGCCGGTGCCGAACCCGGCACACCCACCAACACGCTACTGATCGAGTTGCCCTGGCTCACGCCACAGCAGGAACCACGCATGGCCCAACTTCGGCTGGAACAATATGAAAGGGGTGAGGAGTCTGCCCAAGCCACTGGTCATGCCTCTGTCAGTGAATGGCGACTGGCGCTTTCCATGGATCTGGACGAAGCCGGGCCTCTTCACTTCGACGTTTCGTTCCGATATCCGTCCGTCAGTGCACAGGTATGGGCAGAAAAACAGAGTACCCTGCGCCAGGTACACGAGGAGCTGCCGCTGCTTCGGCAAAGTCTGACCGACCTGGGGCTCGAGGTAAAAGACCTGGATTGCCGGCGCGGCAGCCCCCAACACACACAAACCCGGCTAGAGCACCGGCTGGTGGACACCAAGGCATGA